From one Lolium rigidum isolate FL_2022 chromosome 4, APGP_CSIRO_Lrig_0.1, whole genome shotgun sequence genomic stretch:
- the LOC124705578 gene encoding uncharacterized protein At4g08330, chloroplastic-like: MDLDNGMEMEMEKPSPLHRSLSTVTYGCGRCGYDLKLSSLARDTAGMVGAGASTGCGRGGGAAMVVFDAIDDARFGHLDEFRCLDVRARRLFARRTRLLCRKCGSHVGFGYDDNTAATRPPRYHIKIRALHPASQDDEAADATPVHA, translated from the exons ATGGACCTCGACAAtggcatggagatggagatggagaagccttctCCTCTTCACCGGAGCCTCTCCACCGTCACCTACGG CTGCGGCAGGTGCGGCTACGACCTGAAGCTGAGCTCGCTGGCGCGGGACACGGCGGGCATGGTCGGCGCCGGCGCGAGTACGGGGTGCGGGCGGGGCGGCGGGGCAGCTATGGTGGtgttcgacgccatcgacgacgcGCGGTTCGGGCACCTGGACGAGTTCCGGTGCCTCGACGTGCGCGCGCGGCGCCTCTTCGCGCGCCGGACGCGGCTGCTCTGCCGCAAGTGCGGCTCCCACGTCGGCTTCGGCTACGACGACAACACCGCCGCCACCAGGCCGCCGCGGTACCACATCAAGATCCGGGCCCTGCACCCCGCCTCCCAGGACGACGAGGCCGCCGACGCGACGCCGGTGCATG